In the Sandaracinus amylolyticus genome, TGCGGCGAGGACTGCATCGACCTGCCGCAGACCTGCAGCGAGTCGTGCTCCGACGACGGCAACGGCTTCGCGACGTGCACCACGCACTGCACCGGCGGCGGTCGCACCTGCACGCCGCGCACGTGCAGCGAGACGCGCACGCGGCCGGTCACACGCACGCGGCCCGAGCTGCGCACGCGCACGGTGCCGCGCTTCCGCACCGAGCCGCGCGAGGCGACGTGGTACCGCTGGCGCGTGCGCGAGTGGCAGGTGGAGCGCACCGCCGAGCGCACCGGGCGCGGTGCCGACGAGCCGACGTGGCCGAGCGAGGACGAGCTCGCGCCGATCGAGGGTGACGATCCCTCGCGCTTCGCGCGCGATGCCACGTGGCGCGTGACGCTGCGCGCCGACGCGCAGCGCACCTTCGTGACGACCCCACCGTCGCTCGAGGATCTCGCGCGCTACCCGATGGGCGCGGAGCGCTGGCTCGAGGTCTATCCGCGCGGCGTGTTCCGCGAGATCGCAGCTCCGCCGGCGGATGCGTCGATACGTTGATCAACTCGATCAACGTGATCCATGCATCAACCCGTCTGCTTCTTCTTGCGCTGCGAGACCACGATCGCCGCGACCACGCCGATCGCGGGCACGCCGAAGCAGCACGCGAGACCGCACACGAAGCCGAGCGCGCGGCCGATCATCTCGCCGCGCTCGAAGTCGCTCATCGGCTGCTGCGGCGGCGGAGGCTCGGGCAGCGGGCCGGGCGGGATGTCGGCGGACGCGCTCGACGCGATCAGCGTCGCGAACGCGAGGGCGAGCAGGGCGCGCTTCATCGGGCCGCTCCTGCTGCGCGCGGCGGCGCCGCCGGGGCGGGCGCGGGGATCTCGTCGACGTAGCGCTGCGCGGTCGCGCGGTACTCGCCGCCCGACGGCGCGATCTCGAGGAAGCGCACGAAGAGCTCTCTCGCGCGCGGTCGCTCGTCGAGGAAGTCGGCGAGCAGCACCGCGAGATTGAACGTCGCCCCCGCGTGGTTGGGCGCCGACTCGAGCACGCGCTCGTACTCGCGACGCGCCTGCGCGTGCTCGCCCTGGGCGCGCAGCGCCGCACCGAGCGCGACGCGCGCGTCGAGGTGCTCGGGATCGGCGGCGAGCACCGCGCGGTACTCGGTCGCCGCGCCCGCGTAGTCGCCGGCGCGCAGCAGCACCGCGCCCTGGTTCAGGTGCGCGGGCGCGAAGCGCGCGTCGAGCGCGATCGCGCGCTGGAACTCCTCGAACGCCGCCTGGGTGTCGCCGCGTGCGAGCTGGATCAGGCCGAGATCGTTGTGCAGGTCGGCCGCGTCCTGGATCTCGACGGCCTTGCGCACCACGAGCTCCGCGACGTCGTACTGCTCGCGGGCTCGATAGATGCGGCCGATCTCCGCGAGCGCTCGGACGTTGCGGGGATCGCGCACCAACACCTCGCGCGCCTGCGCGAGCGCGCCGTCGTGATCGCCTCGCTCGCGCAGCACCGTCGCGAGCGCGACGCGCACCGGGATCGACTCGGGGTGCTGGGCCACGTACGCGCGCAGGAGGTCCGCCGCGGCATCGCGCTCGCCGAGCGCGTAGCGAGTCTCCGCGAGCGCCGCGAGCACCTCGCCGCTCGCCGGCTGGATCGCGCGCGCGGCCTCGAACGACGCCGCGGCCTCGCGCAGCTCGCCCGCGTCGCGCTGGATCACGCCGAGGTCGTAGTGCGCCTCCCACAGGTTCGGATCGATCGCGATCGCCGCCTCGAAGCGCTCGCGCGCGCGCCGCATCGCGGGACGACCGCCTTCCTGCATCGCGCGCACGCCCGCCTGGAACTCGCGGAGCGCAGCGGGATCGACCGGTGGAAGCTCCGTGCGCGCGGTGGTGGTCGTCTCGCCGGCGCCCGAGGGCGCGCCGCCGCACCCGACGAGCATCGCGATCACACAGAGCGCGCGGATCACGCGCGCGATCGTGGGCCGCACCATCGCGCGCGAGCGTACACGATCTCTCCGTGCGCGACGTGCAGGTGGGCGCGCGTCGGACCTCGACGCACGAGCGCGGTGCATCGGTTCCCGCTTCCGCGCCGCGCGCCGTTCGTGTCACTCTCGCGCTCGTGACCCGGCTCGGAGCGACCGCCCGGCGATCCCTCGCGCTCGCGCTCTGTGCGACCACGTTGTCGATCGTCTCCGTTGCAGTGGGACAGGACCGTGGCGGCGCGCGCGAAGAGCGCGGCGCCCCAGCGGGCAGCGAGCCCGACGCGCCCGAGACCGCGGCCGACGACGTCGACGCGGAGAGCCGCGAGGTCAGCGAGGGCGGCGAGAAGGTGAAGGCGATCCGCTTCAGCGGGCTCGACGTGTCGGGCCGCCTGAAGTCGCCGCAGCTCCTCTACTTCCTCAACCGGCTGCGCGCGGAGTTCGATCGACCGCGCCTGCCGCACCGATCGTTCATGCCCGAGATGGAGCGCTCGGCGCGCTCCAAGTCCTTCTAGGCGTACGGAGTCTTCTCGACGTGGCGATCACCTCGGCGGAACGGAAGCTGCGCGTCGCGCTCGTCTGGAACGGCACGGTGCAGCAGGAGGAGACGCTCGACGCGCCGAAGCCGGTGCTGCTCGACGGCACGCGCATCGAGGGATCGACGATCGGCGTGGTCCCACGCATCGTGTCGGCGATCCCCTACGTCGGGCTCGCGCTCACGCTGCTCGTCGTCGCGTGGTTCGTGACGTCGCCGTGGTACGCGCACTGGGCGCTGGTGGTCGCGGGGCTCGTGTCGTTCCTGCGCGGCATCGCGGTGATGGTGAGCCCGCGCGACGTGAAGGAAGTCGTGCTCGCGATGCCCGGCGCGCTGGGCGAGAGCGATCGGGATCGCGTCACGGTGCTCGAGCCCTCGGGGCACGGCTATCGACTGCGCGCGACGGAGCTCGGCGACGTCGGCGGCTCGATCTGGATCGGCGGCGAGCGACACGATGCGCGATCGATCGCGGCGCGGGGGACGATCGATCTCGGGCCCGACGACTACGGCGTGCTCACGATCGGCACGGCCGCGCTCTTCTTCCAGCACGTGCGCGCAGCGCGTCGTCCCGGCGCGGCGCTCGCGCCGAACTGGACGAACGTCGCGAGCTTCTTGCTCTCGCTGACGGTGCACGCCGCGCTGATGCTCTTCTTCATCGTGGTGCGCAGCGAGATGGATCAGCCCGATCCGCTCGAGCTGCCCGCGGATCTGATCCGGCAGTTCATGATCACGCCGCCCCCGGAGGACATCCTCGAGCCGCAGCGCACCAGCGGCACCGACACCCAGGCTCCCGGGATCCAGGATCGCGAAGAGGCGGGCGGTCGCCAGCACGAGGGCGAAGAGGGGCGCGTCGGTCGTCGCGACGCGACGCAAGAGCAGACCGAGATGGAGGGCGAGGTCACGGGCGGAGCTGCGGCGCGCGTGCGCAAGATGGGCCTGCTCGGGGTGCTCGCCGATCCCGGCGCGGACGACTCGCCGCTCTCGGCGCTGCAGGACGGACCGAGCGTGAGCGACATCCTCGGTGGGCTC is a window encoding:
- a CDS encoding tetratricopeptide repeat protein — encoded protein: MVRPTIARVIRALCVIAMLVGCGGAPSGAGETTTTARTELPPVDPAALREFQAGVRAMQEGGRPAMRRARERFEAAIAIDPNLWEAHYDLGVIQRDAGELREAAASFEAARAIQPASGEVLAALAETRYALGERDAAADLLRAYVAQHPESIPVRVALATVLRERGDHDGALAQAREVLVRDPRNVRALAEIGRIYRAREQYDVAELVVRKAVEIQDAADLHNDLGLIQLARGDTQAAFEEFQRAIALDARFAPAHLNQGAVLLRAGDYAGAATEYRAVLAADPEHLDARVALGAALRAQGEHAQARREYERVLESAPNHAGATFNLAVLLADFLDERPRARELFVRFLEIAPSGGEYRATAQRYVDEIPAPAPAAPPRAAGAAR
- a CDS encoding AgmX/PglI C-terminal domain-containing protein — protein: MAITSAERKLRVALVWNGTVQQEETLDAPKPVLLDGTRIEGSTIGVVPRIVSAIPYVGLALTLLVVAWFVTSPWYAHWALVVAGLVSFLRGIAVMVSPRDVKEVVLAMPGALGESDRDRVTVLEPSGHGYRLRATELGDVGGSIWIGGERHDARSIAARGTIDLGPDDYGVLTIGTAALFFQHVRAARRPGAALAPNWTNVASFLLSLTVHAALMLFFIVVRSEMDQPDPLELPADLIRQFMITPPPEDILEPQRTSGTDTQAPGIQDREEAGGRQHEGEEGRVGRRDATQEQTEMEGEVTGGAAARVRKMGLLGVLADPGADDSPLSALQDGPSVSDILGGLGSSRTVYGRGSGGTGLRGEGGGGGGTGPGTLFGGGGVGTGVGVGSGSGGGRGRGGPGAPGRPRAEARVAVSTGTPRVNGYLSPEQIMRVVRQNQAAVRYCYETELQRQPNLRGRIEVSWRINLQGAVTSSRVARSTMGNPRVEGCIVRQVRGWRFPQPDGGEVSVEFPFIFGAQGG